The following coding sequences lie in one Candidatus Neptunochlamydia sp. REUL1 genomic window:
- the thrS gene encoding threonine--tRNA ligase: MKVKCDNQELELPTGSSAKELAEKMNLREPHQALAVSINGKQLDLDAQLSDGDDVKLLDFESQEGKEVFWHTSAHVLAQAVLRIWPKAVPTIGPPIENGFYYDFANLDVSEGDFPRIEKEIKKILGENFKPERHEFLGKKEALKEFGDNPYKKELIEGFEEGSLMTAYKQGEFFDLCRGPHLPSLGKIKAFKLLKTSGAYWRGDSKNTMLTRIYGISFPSREELKAYIKMLEEAKKRDHRVLGAKLDLFSFKEEAPAMPFFHNRGVAVWDHLVNYWKELHLRNGYETIKTPQLMTRELWELSGHWEHYKENMFTVELDDERSYAIKPMNCPGCMLYFKGRSHSYRELPLRIAEFGHVHRREPSGALNGLFRVQSFHQDDAHIFMQPSQIKDEILGVLHLVKEIYETFGLRYTFELSTRPEKAMGSDEDWKVTTAGLQEALDEWGSNYKINEGDGAFYGPKIDLHVHDAIGRRWQCGTIQLDMSLPEKFKLEYKDSDGEYKRPIMIHRAIFGSIERFLGILIEHFAGKFPFWMSPLPVRVIPVAEAHADYARDVARQIRKAGFLCDCDESPESLGKRVRNAQLLKINYMLTVGDKEVQNKSIALRTRDNVVHGEIKLEDFLKNCTIEYKERKLTSPYQEG, encoded by the coding sequence ATGAAAGTGAAGTGCGATAACCAAGAACTCGAACTTCCCACGGGGAGTTCAGCCAAAGAGTTGGCAGAAAAGATGAACCTTAGGGAGCCTCACCAGGCCTTGGCGGTTTCTATAAACGGGAAACAGCTAGACCTAGATGCTCAGCTCTCTGATGGAGATGATGTCAAGCTGCTTGACTTCGAATCTCAGGAGGGGAAAGAGGTGTTTTGGCATACCTCTGCCCATGTGCTTGCTCAAGCCGTTCTACGGATTTGGCCAAAAGCAGTGCCAACCATCGGGCCTCCAATTGAGAATGGGTTTTACTACGACTTTGCAAATCTCGATGTTTCAGAGGGTGATTTCCCTCGGATTGAAAAAGAAATTAAAAAGATCTTAGGTGAAAACTTCAAGCCAGAGCGACACGAATTTCTCGGAAAAAAAGAAGCCCTTAAAGAGTTTGGTGACAATCCTTACAAAAAAGAGCTGATCGAGGGATTTGAAGAGGGGAGTCTAATGACCGCATATAAGCAAGGCGAGTTTTTTGACCTTTGCCGCGGCCCTCACCTTCCAAGCCTTGGGAAAATTAAAGCGTTTAAGCTTTTAAAGACCTCTGGTGCCTATTGGCGAGGCGACTCAAAAAACACCATGCTCACTCGGATTTATGGGATCTCATTTCCGAGTCGAGAGGAGCTCAAAGCCTACATCAAAATGCTTGAAGAAGCGAAGAAGCGGGACCATCGCGTACTTGGAGCGAAGCTGGACCTCTTTTCGTTCAAAGAAGAGGCTCCCGCAATGCCCTTTTTCCACAACCGTGGAGTCGCTGTATGGGACCATCTTGTGAACTACTGGAAAGAGTTGCATCTGCGCAATGGATACGAAACCATTAAAACACCTCAACTCATGACGCGCGAGCTATGGGAGCTTTCAGGACACTGGGAACATTACAAAGAAAATATGTTCACGGTAGAGTTAGATGATGAACGATCCTATGCAATTAAGCCGATGAACTGCCCCGGATGCATGCTTTACTTTAAAGGGCGCTCCCATAGTTATCGGGAACTTCCTTTGAGAATTGCTGAATTTGGCCATGTTCACCGAAGGGAACCCTCAGGCGCACTGAATGGCCTTTTTAGGGTACAGAGTTTCCACCAAGACGATGCCCATATCTTTATGCAACCAAGCCAAATTAAGGATGAAATCTTAGGTGTTCTCCACTTAGTGAAGGAGATCTATGAAACCTTTGGTCTCCGTTATACTTTCGAGCTCTCAACACGCCCAGAAAAAGCCATGGGAAGCGATGAAGATTGGAAAGTCACCACAGCAGGACTTCAAGAAGCTCTTGATGAGTGGGGTTCCAACTACAAAATTAATGAAGGGGATGGCGCTTTTTATGGCCCAAAGATCGACCTTCATGTCCATGATGCCATTGGACGACGTTGGCAGTGCGGAACCATTCAGCTTGACATGTCCCTCCCCGAAAAATTTAAACTAGAATACAAAGATAGTGATGGAGAATACAAACGCCCCATCATGATTCACCGCGCGATTTTCGGGTCGATTGAGCGGTTTTTGGGAATCCTCATTGAACACTTTGCTGGAAAGTTTCCCTTTTGGATGAGTCCCCTTCCTGTTCGCGTGATTCCAGTTGCGGAAGCCCACGCCGATTATGCTCGGGATGTCGCTCGGCAAATTCGAAAAGCTGGATTTCTTTGCGACTGCGACGAGTCTCCGGAGTCATTAGGAAAAAGAGTCCGCAACGCTCAACTTCTTAAGATAAACTACATGCTCACTGTTGGAGACAAAGAGGTCCAAAACAAATCCATCGCACTTAGAACACGCGACAATGTTGTGCATGGAGAAATCAAGCTAGAAGATTTCCTAAAAAATTGCACAATCGAATATAAGGAGAGGAAACTGACCTCACCTTATCAGGAGGGCTAA